In Gemmatimonas sp., the following proteins share a genomic window:
- a CDS encoding plastocyanin/azurin family copper-binding protein, with the protein MSTRNAVTRFAFATASLLLVACGGEKAASTDTAAGGAPSPAAAPANAPKPTGTVITIEMITDETGNYFKPKEIEAKPGDVLKFVLVAGVHNVHFLADSNPGIPDLPPMSTFAQLPGQELLVPVNFAAGKSYYFQCDPHALLGMVGKLKVENE; encoded by the coding sequence ATGTCTACCCGTAATGCTGTGACCCGCTTCGCGTTCGCGACCGCTTCCCTGCTCCTCGTTGCCTGCGGCGGAGAGAAAGCCGCGTCGACCGACACTGCCGCTGGTGGCGCGCCCAGCCCGGCCGCCGCGCCAGCGAACGCACCCAAGCCCACGGGCACCGTCATCACGATCGAGATGATCACCGACGAGACTGGCAATTACTTCAAGCCTAAAGAGATCGAAGCCAAGCCGGGTGACGTGCTCAAGTTCGTGCTGGTCGCCGGCGTGCATAATGTGCACTTTCTCGCCGACTCGAATCCCGGCATACCGGACCTGCCACCGATGTCTACGTTCGCGCAGCTGCCCGGTCAGGAGCTCCTCGTCCCGGTGAACTTCGCCGCGGGCAAGAGCTACTACTTCCAGTGCGACCCGCACGCGCTGCTCGGCATGGTCGGCAAGCTCAAGGTCGAGAACGAGTAA